Proteins from a genomic interval of Clostridium sp. 'deep sea':
- the pflB gene encoding formate C-acetyltransferase produces the protein MLAEAWRFFKQGKWNTEINVRDFIQLNYCPYNGNEDFLQKATSKTKNLLNKLVTLQQKEQKQGVLDIDLANLSGINNFSAGYLDKQNELIVGLQTDTALKRMINAYGGVRMVKSALIAYGYTDKNNLLKNFSKYRKSHNDGVFDVYSPLTRKARSVGLLTGLPDAYGRGRIIGDYRRIALYGLDYLIREKLTNFNLITSPMNEFNIRLKEEITEQIKALRAIKEMALKYKIDISKPATNAQDAIQYLYFGYLAAVKENNGAAMSLGRVSTFLDIYIERDLAQELIREEYAQELIDQFVLKLRAIRHLRTPEYNELFAGDPNWITESIGGIGLDGRHLITKTSYRFIHSLTNLAAAPEPNITVLWAKQLPVNFKQYCCSMSIKTSSIQYENDDIMRPIYGDDYAIACCISAMKIGKEMQFFGARCNIAKALLYAINGGVDEKTGEKIIDGISNLSNNSLKYEDVLRNYKKVLAKVAKIYVDTMNIIHYMHDKYAYEASQMALHDIDINRYMAFGVAGLSIVADSLSAIKYAQVTAITKNNIAVDFEVKGSFPTYGNDDDRVDFIAKEILELFIKELRKHKTYRDAKHTLSVLTITSNIVYGKKTGSTPDGRKLGEPFAPGANPMHGRDNSGALASLNSVAKLSYKGVCEDGISNTFTIVPQAIGKKLRHQIANLQAILDGYFSLKGHHLNVNVIDRDILQDAMDNPQKYPNLTIRVSGYAVKFNRLTHEQQMDIIKRTFHSKM, from the coding sequence ATGTTAGCAGAAGCATGGAGATTTTTTAAACAAGGTAAATGGAATACTGAAATAAATGTTAGGGATTTTATTCAGTTAAACTACTGCCCCTACAATGGCAATGAGGATTTTTTGCAAAAGGCCACCAGTAAAACCAAAAATTTATTAAATAAGCTAGTAACTTTACAGCAAAAAGAGCAAAAACAAGGGGTATTAGATATTGATTTAGCTAACCTTTCTGGAATAAATAACTTTAGTGCAGGTTATCTTGATAAACAAAATGAGCTCATTGTGGGTTTACAAACAGACACAGCTTTAAAAAGAATGATAAATGCCTATGGTGGAGTTCGTATGGTAAAAAGTGCTTTAATCGCATATGGATACACTGATAAAAACAATTTGCTTAAAAATTTTAGCAAGTATCGTAAAAGCCATAACGACGGGGTTTTTGATGTATATAGTCCTTTAACTCGCAAGGCTAGATCTGTGGGATTGTTAACTGGGCTTCCTGATGCTTATGGCAGGGGTAGAATAATTGGAGACTATCGCAGAATAGCATTATATGGGCTAGATTATTTAATTCGTGAAAAATTAACTAACTTTAATTTAATAACTTCGCCAATGAATGAATTTAATATTAGGTTAAAAGAAGAAATTACAGAGCAAATTAAAGCACTTAGGGCAATAAAAGAAATGGCCTTGAAATACAAAATAGATATTTCTAAGCCAGCAACAAATGCTCAAGATGCAATTCAGTACTTGTACTTTGGTTATTTAGCTGCTGTAAAAGAAAACAATGGGGCTGCCATGTCACTGGGAAGAGTAAGCACATTTTTAGACATCTATATAGAAAGAGATTTAGCGCAAGAGTTAATAAGAGAAGAATACGCCCAAGAGCTAATTGACCAGTTTGTTTTAAAATTAAGAGCAATTCGCCATTTACGAACCCCAGAGTATAATGAACTATTTGCCGGAGATCCTAACTGGATTACAGAGTCTATTGGCGGTATAGGACTAGATGGCAGACATTTAATTACCAAAACCTCCTATCGGTTTATTCATAGCTTAACAAATTTAGCTGCTGCTCCAGAGCCTAATATTACTGTTTTGTGGGCTAAACAATTACCTGTAAACTTTAAACAATATTGCTGTAGTATGAGTATTAAAACCTCATCCATACAGTATGAGAACGATGATATTATGAGACCGATTTATGGTGATGATTATGCCATTGCTTGCTGTATTTCAGCCATGAAAATAGGTAAAGAAATGCAATTTTTTGGGGCACGTTGCAATATTGCTAAGGCTTTACTTTATGCTATTAATGGTGGCGTAGATGAAAAAACAGGTGAAAAAATAATTGATGGTATATCAAACCTAAGTAATAACAGTCTTAAATATGAAGATGTACTAAGAAACTATAAAAAAGTTTTAGCTAAAGTAGCAAAAATATATGTAGATACAATGAATATAATTCATTACATGCATGATAAGTACGCCTACGAAGCAAGTCAAATGGCCTTACATGATATAGATATTAATAGATATATGGCCTTTGGGGTTGCTGGTTTATCTATTGTAGCAGACAGCTTAAGTGCCATAAAATATGCCCAAGTAACTGCAATTACAAAAAACAATATTGCAGTTGATTTTGAGGTTAAAGGAAGCTTTCCTACTTATGGAAATGACGATGATAGAGTAGATTTTATTGCCAAGGAAATACTTGAATTGTTCATAAAAGAACTCCGAAAACATAAAACCTATCGAGATGCAAAACATACTTTATCGGTATTAACTATAACCTCAAACATTGTTTATGGTAAAAAAACAGGTTCAACACCAGATGGCAGAAAGTTGGGCGAACCCTTTGCTCCAGGAGCTAACCCTATGCATGGGCGTGACAATAGTGGGGCTTTAGCTAGCCTAAACTCAGTTGCAAAACTAAGTTACAAAGGGGTTTGCGAAGATGGTATCTCTAATACCTTTACTATAGTGCCACAGGCAATAGGAAAAAAGCTAAGGCATCAAATAGCTAATTTACAGGCAATTTTAGATGGCTACTTTAGTTTAAAGGGTCACCATTTAAATGTTAATGTAATAGATAGAGATATTTTGCAAGATGCCATGGATAACCCTCAAAAGTATCCTAACCTTACCATTAGAGTCTCGGGTTATGCTGTTAAATTTAATAGACTAACCCATGAACAGCAAATGGATATTATCAAAAGAACTTTTCACAGCAAAATGTAA
- a CDS encoding alanine racemase — MIYKELDTPCLIIDKDVMLSNLNNMQRYANINKVNLRPHTKTHKMSRLALLQESIGAKGITVAKVGEAEVMANKGLKDIFIANEIVGELKLNRIKKLADNTKISFGIDSIEQVNMIEKVFADCDKQAEVLIEIEVGENRSGVISELYFIELLNHINICNNIYLKGIFSHDGNSYSASSIEQCKQIHLNSQKRTLNFANIATQFGFNLQTISIGSTPSLMFNFPILKGITEIRPGTYIFMDAAQANALKTTNHCAASVLVTVISLPTNERIIADAGAKALTTQTRSTGITKTAGLGIIKGYKDIKVNKVFDEHTIIYSKEMRSKLKVGDKLEIIPNHICPVVNLHENAYLVSNSVVVEKITVDCRGKLK; from the coding sequence ATGATATACAAAGAGCTAGATACACCCTGTTTAATAATAGATAAAGATGTCATGTTAAGTAACTTAAATAATATGCAACGTTATGCCAATATAAATAAAGTTAACTTAAGACCCCATACTAAAACACATAAAATGTCCAGATTAGCCTTATTACAAGAGAGTATTGGCGCTAAAGGTATTACTGTTGCTAAAGTTGGTGAGGCAGAAGTTATGGCTAACAAAGGTCTCAAAGATATTTTTATAGCCAATGAAATAGTTGGAGAACTTAAACTCAATCGCATAAAAAAGTTAGCAGATAATACAAAAATATCTTTTGGCATAGATAGCATTGAACAGGTAAATATGATTGAAAAAGTATTTGCTGATTGTGATAAACAGGCAGAAGTATTAATTGAAATTGAAGTAGGAGAAAATCGTTCTGGGGTTATATCTGAATTGTATTTTATAGAGTTGCTTAATCACATTAACATATGCAACAATATTTACCTTAAGGGAATATTCTCTCATGATGGCAATTCCTATTCAGCTTCTTCAATAGAACAGTGTAAACAAATCCATCTAAACAGTCAAAAACGAACCCTCAATTTTGCAAATATTGCCACTCAATTTGGGTTTAATTTACAAACCATTAGTATTGGTTCTACACCTTCATTAATGTTTAATTTTCCTATACTTAAAGGCATAACTGAAATAAGACCCGGAACTTATATATTTATGGATGCTGCTCAAGCCAATGCTTTAAAAACCACCAACCATTGTGCAGCTTCAGTTTTAGTAACAGTAATAAGTTTACCAACAAATGAAAGAATTATTGCCGATGCAGGCGCAAAGGCTTTAACTACTCAAACAAGAAGTACAGGAATTACTAAAACTGCAGGTTTAGGAATTATTAAAGGATATAAGGATATTAAAGTAAATAAGGTGTTTGATGAACATACCATAATATACAGTAAAGAAATGCGTAGTAAACTTAAGGTAGGAGATAAACTAGAGATTATTCCCAATCACATTTGTCCAGTTGTAAATTTACATGAAAACGCTTATTTAGTATCTAATAGTGTAGTGGTAGAAAAAATAACAGTTGATTGCCGCGGTAAATTAAAATAG
- a CDS encoding nitroreductase family protein, protein MNLDNAIKQRRSIRKFTNYYVTDEQLNEAMQAVRFAPSWANTQCWHFIAIRDKGLMKQLVEECYAKNPASKASLTSSLILVACYDTTKSGFYKGNSWNNVGTWAMFDLGMACQNLSLKLHEMGLGSVIVGSYDNKRAAEILNISGDIQIAAIIPVGQPAQQPVAPKRKEVSEFLHLNKYSK, encoded by the coding sequence ATGAACTTAGATAATGCCATTAAACAGCGAAGAAGCATTCGCAAATTTACTAATTATTATGTAACAGATGAACAGTTAAATGAAGCTATGCAAGCTGTACGTTTTGCGCCATCTTGGGCAAATACGCAGTGCTGGCACTTTATAGCTATTAGAGATAAAGGGTTAATGAAACAATTAGTAGAAGAATGTTATGCAAAAAATCCTGCAAGTAAAGCATCACTTACTAGCTCCTTAATTTTAGTAGCTTGTTATGATACTACAAAATCTGGTTTTTATAAAGGTAACTCTTGGAACAATGTTGGTACATGGGCTATGTTTGATTTAGGTATGGCATGCCAAAACCTATCTTTAAAATTACATGAAATGGGTTTAGGTAGTGTTATTGTGGGATCGTATGATAATAAAAGAGCTGCTGAAATCTTAAATATTAGTGGAGATATTCAAATTGCAGCTATAATACCTGTTGGGCAGCCTGCACAGCAACCTGTTGCTCCAAAACGCAAAGAGGTTAGCGAATTTTTACATTTAAATAAGTATAGTAAGTAA
- a CDS encoding GNAT family N-acetyltransferase, with product MNKRLSYKIAGINDCEILTNIAYSWSDYKLMGGQGFKPNYIYKCVTEGDLPPIEGASKDNYTIKVIIDEDSNKIIGYYDYYMGYPNEHTLWIGMMIIAKKYRKAGYGKECFNNIIKEAKEKGAQRIGLAVYLKNWPALNFWFKQGFSKIIGIYGDQEYSESNYSTIALQFLM from the coding sequence ATGAATAAAAGATTAAGCTATAAAATTGCTGGTATAAATGACTGTGAGATTTTAACTAACATAGCTTACTCTTGGAGTGATTATAAGCTTATGGGAGGGCAGGGTTTTAAACCAAACTATATTTATAAATGTGTAACCGAAGGTGATTTACCGCCAATTGAGGGTGCCTCAAAAGATAACTACACTATTAAAGTTATTATTGATGAAGATAGCAACAAAATTATTGGTTATTATGATTATTATATGGGTTATCCTAATGAACATACATTATGGATAGGTATGATGATAATAGCTAAAAAATATCGAAAAGCTGGTTATGGCAAAGAGTGTTTTAATAATATTATTAAAGAAGCCAAAGAAAAAGGTGCGCAAAGAATTGGTTTAGCAGTGTATTTAAAGAATTGGCCAGCCCTTAATTTTTGGTTTAAACAGGGATTTAGTAAAATTATAGGTATTTACGGCGATCAGGAATATAGTGAAAGCAATTATTCTACGATAGCCTTGCAGTTTTTAATGTAG
- a CDS encoding HD domain-containing protein has product MQTEKMFNLYLLVKDLEQMKNRMLNTYTSDGKQESLAEHSWRVAVMAYVLAQSEKDLNISRVLELSLVQDLGQLYCEEYTAKNQDKDTLKYKNELRNIHKIASYLPIASSKKVIDLWKEYNKAETKEAIFIKAIAQLETITQYIQAQNPPNYNPKYSSKEGLQFTDHFKTTKEFRAILNGELKYLKKEQDNPKI; this is encoded by the coding sequence ATGCAGACTGAAAAAATGTTTAATCTCTATTTATTGGTTAAAGATTTAGAGCAAATGAAAAACCGCATGCTAAATACTTATACAAGCGATGGAAAACAAGAAAGTCTGGCTGAACATTCTTGGAGAGTAGCTGTAATGGCCTACGTTCTAGCTCAATCAGAAAAAGATTTAAATATTAGTCGAGTGCTTGAGCTTAGTTTAGTTCAGGACTTAGGTCAACTTTATTGTGAAGAGTATACTGCTAAAAATCAAGACAAAGACACGCTAAAATATAAGAACGAGTTACGAAACATTCATAAAATAGCTAGCTATTTACCCATTGCATCTTCTAAAAAAGTAATTGATTTATGGAAAGAATACAACAAAGCAGAAACTAAAGAGGCAATATTCATAAAGGCTATAGCTCAATTAGAGACAATAACCCAGTATATTCAAGCCCAAAATCCTCCTAATTATAATCCAAAATATAGTTCAAAAGAAGGTTTACAATTTACAGATCATTTTAAAACAACTAAAGAATTTAGAGCGATACTTAATGGTGAATTAAAGTATCTCAAAAAAGAGCAAGACAATCCAAAAATATAG
- the pflA gene encoding pyruvate formate-lyase-activating protein yields MGRIHSIETLGTLDGPGIRMVVFFQGCTLRCLYCHNPDTWQFNSGHKITCDFIVNKALNLKPYFSNCGGITFSGGEPLAQPKFLLKCLKKCKEKGLHTAIDTSGVGFGNYEEILEYCDLIILDIKHEDANTYKQITNHSITEYLSFKEAVIKSNKKLWLKHVVVPKLTDSITHIECLAKEINSFNKSNIEKVELLAYHSLGVYKYQELNIPYSLNTINDMNLNKLNKLQKILNELI; encoded by the coding sequence ATGGGTAGAATTCATTCCATAGAAACCTTAGGTACTCTTGACGGGCCTGGTATTAGAATGGTTGTTTTTTTTCAGGGCTGTACTCTGCGTTGTTTGTATTGCCATAACCCAGATACATGGCAATTTAATAGCGGTCATAAGATCACTTGTGATTTTATTGTAAATAAAGCCTTAAACCTAAAACCCTACTTTAGTAATTGTGGTGGCATAACCTTTTCGGGAGGCGAACCATTGGCACAGCCTAAATTCTTGCTTAAGTGTTTAAAAAAGTGTAAAGAAAAAGGTTTACACACAGCAATAGATACAAGTGGAGTTGGCTTTGGCAACTATGAGGAAATCCTCGAGTACTGTGATTTAATCATTTTAGATATAAAACATGAAGATGCAAATACCTATAAACAAATAACCAATCACAGCATAACTGAATACCTTAGCTTTAAAGAAGCTGTTATAAAAAGTAATAAAAAACTATGGCTAAAACATGTTGTAGTTCCTAAGCTAACCGACTCAATAACTCACATTGAATGTTTGGCTAAAGAAATAAATAGCTTTAATAAAAGTAATATAGAAAAGGTTGAGTTATTGGCATATCATTCCTTAGGCGTATATAAATATCAAGAATTAAATATTCCTTATAGTTTAAACACGATTAATGACATGAACTTGAATAAGCTAAATAAACTCCAGAAAATATTAAATGAGTTGATTTAG